The genomic segment TCCTCGACAAGGGGGCCGACCACTGGACGAGGATCACGCGGGAGGCATTCGAGTGCCTGCCGGGGTGAGGAGGAGACCGGTGTCGGCGGGGCGCGGTGAGTGGTAGTCCGGTCAACGGGTGGCGCGGCCGCGAGCACCCGACGGGCGGACGGGTTGCGTTCTTCGACGAGATTCTGGGCCCGTGGGTGCCTCCGGGCGTGCGGGCGGGTCGGCCGTGGAGCAACTGTGCCGCACCGGAGAAGAGTTGGCCTGCGAAGGCTTGCAGTTCGCTGGAGCCGGCCAGGGCGTAGGCCCACGCGCCACCGGTGACAGACAACGATGAAGGGCCGGACTCAGTGATCCTGGGTCCGGCCCTTCATCTTCGACACTCAGCAGGTCAGCGGGTTGATCACGCTGTCCGGGCTGGAGTGCCCCCGGCAGGATTCGAACCTGCGCACACGGCTCCGGAGGCCGTTGCTCTATCCCCTGAGCTACGGGGGCGTTTCGCTGCGTTTCGCGGCGACGGATGAAACCCTACCAGCTTCCGTGGGGTGTCCGTGAACAGGGATTTCCGCGTCGCCGGGGCGTCCTGGAACGGGCGTTGCGCACCGGCCACCACCCGTCCGGGGGCGGAAATGGGCAAAACCCGGACGCAGCCCCGTCCGCCGCCCTATTCTCGGAGTGTGTCAGGGGCGTCCGGCCGCGTGCTTGTTGTCGACGACAACAAGGTCATCCGGCAGTTGATCAGGGTCAACCTCGAGCTTGAGGGCTTCGAGGTCGTGACCGCGGCCGATGGTGTCGAGTGTCTGGATCTGGCCCATCAGGTCCGTCCCGACGTGATCACGCTGGATGTGGCGATGCCCCGGCTCGACGGTTTTCAGACCGCCGCCCGGCTGCGGTCCGATCCGCGGACGGGACATCTGCCGGTCGCCATCATCAGCGCGTGCACGCAGTACGAGGTGGGCGGCGGCGCGGCCTCCGGGGTCGACGCGTTTCTGGCGAAGCCGTTCGAGCCGAGTGAGATGGTGCGGCTCGTGAGGAGGCTGATGCGCCGCGAAGAACCTCCGCCGGCCGACGGGGGCGGCGGGGCACGTGGTGCGGGCAGGGCGGAGAGCGCGGCGGGATGACAGCGAGGTGACCGCGGGGTGACCGCATCGCGAAACCGGTCGCGGAGCGCCCCCCTTCCTCCCATACGCTTGTCCTGTGACTCCCGCAGAGCTCTCCCGAACCGTCCTGCGCGCCGTGGCGCGCGCGGTCGACGAGGGAGTCCTGCGCGCGCCCGTGCCCGCCCGCGTGCGGGTGGAGCGGACGCGGCCCGGCGGCAGTGGGGACCACGCCTGCGCCGTCGCCCTCCAACTGGCCGGGCCCGCCGGACTGCCCGCCCGCGCCGTGGCCGAGATCCTCAGGGACCGGATCGCCGCCGCGCCGGGCATCGGGCCGGTCGAGATCACCGGACCCGGATACCTCAACTTCACGCTCGGCCGCAGTGGCGCCGACGCCGTGGTCCTCGCCGTCCGGGAGGCCCGCGAGCGCGGCACCGTCTACGGACACGGGGACGCCCTCACCGGGACCCGGGTGGCGTTCGCACCCGTCGAGGAGATCCGCGCCCAGGTCGTCGTCCAGGTGACCGAGCGGCTGCTGCGTGCCCAGGGCGCCACCGTCGGGCCCAGGACGCCGGACGGTGAGACGCCGCACATCGTGCCCGTACCCCCCGAGGACCACGACCTCTTCGCCCGGCTCGGGGACGACGCCGCCCGCTGGGCCCTGCTGCGCCCCGCCGCGCACGACCGGCCCAGGACCGAGGGCCTGCTCGTCCAGCGGGAGAGCAATCCGCTGTTCCGGGTGCGGTACGCGTACGCCCGTACCCGCGCACTCGCCCGTGGCGCGCGCGACCTCGGCGTGAGCGGGCACGCTGTGAGTGACCTCGGTGTGAGTGATGCCGGCGTGACCGGCATGAGCTGTGGACACCCGGAGCGCGGCGACCGGAACGTAAGCGACGGGCGCGACGACAGCCACGGCAGCGAGAGCGCCGACGGCGGCCGGGAGCCCGTCTCCGTCCTCGCCGCCGTCCTCGCCGAGCACCCCGCCGTCCTGACCGCCGCCGCCCGGCACCGGGCCCCCGACCGGCTCGCCCGCCATCTTGAGGACGTCGCCCGCGCCTTCTTCGACCTGCACGACCTCTGTCCGCCGCTGCCCGTCGGCGACGAGAAACCCTCGGCCGCCCACCGCTCCCGGCTGGCCCTCGCCGACGCCACCGGGACGGTGCTGGCCGGCGGCCTGACCCTGCTCGGCGTCAGCGCACCCGAACACCTCTGATGAGAGCCCGAGAGAGCAGAGCACCACGATGAGCCGATCCGCACACCCCGCCGGTCCCCGTCACGCCGACGTCGTCCCCGAGGGGCACTACGCCGCGCCCCCCGCCGACCTCAACGTCCTCGACGAGAAGGTCTGGGCCCGCACCGTCTCCCGCGACGACGACGGGGTGGTCACCGTCGGCGGTATCCAAGTGACCCGGCTGGCCGAGGAGTTCGGCACTCCGGCGTACATCATGGACGAGGCGGACTTCCGTGCCCGATGCCGTGCCTGGTCCGGCGCCTTCGGCGCGGACGCCGATGTCTTCTACGCGGGGAAGGCGTTCCTGTCCCGCGCCGTCGTCCGCTGGCTCGACGAGGAAGGGCTCAACCTCGACGTCTGCTCCGGTGGCGAGCTGACCACCGCGCTCGACGCGGGCATGGCGCCCGAGCGCATCGCCTTCCACGGCAACAACAAGACCCTCGCGGAGATCGAGCGGGCCGTCGGGGTCGGCGTCGGGCGGATCGTCCTCGACTCGTTCCAGGAGATCGTCCGGGTCGCCCATGTCGCACAGCGGCTCGGCAAGCGGCAGCGCGTACAGATCCGGGTGACCGTCGGCGTCGAGGCGCACACCCACGAGTTCATCGCCACCGCCCACGAGGACCAGAAGTTCGGCATCGCGCTGGCCGGGGGACAGGCCGCCGAGGCGGTCCGCAGGGCGCTGACCCTCGACGGGCTCGAACTCATCGGCATCCACTCGCACATCGGCTCGCAGATCTTCGACATGGCGGGCTTCGAGGTGTCCGCGCGGCGCGTGGTGCAACTGCTCGCGGAGGTACGGGACGAGCACGGCGTCGAACTCCCCGAGATCGACCTCGGCGGCGGCCTCGGCATCGCGTACACCTCGGACGACGACCCCAGCGAACCCCAGGACATCGCCAAGGCGCTCACCGACATCGTGACCCGCGAGTGCGAGGCGTCCGGGCTCACCACACCCCGGATCTCGGTCGAACCGGGGCGCGCCATCGTCGGTCCGACCGCGTTCACGCTGTACGAGGTCGGCACGGTCAAGCCGCTCGAAGGACTCCGTACGTACGTCAGCGTCGACGGCGGCATGTCGGACAACATCCGCACCGCGCTGTACGACGCCGAGTACAGCGTCGCGCTCGTCTCGCGCCGCTCCGACGCCGAGCCGATGCTCGTCCGCGTCGTCGGCAAGCACTGCGAGAGCGGCGACATCGTGGTCAAGGACGCGTTCCTGCCGTCCGACCTCGCCCCGGGCGACCTGATCGCCGTGCCCGCGACCGGCGCGTACTGCCGTTCGATGGCGAGCAACTACAACCACGCCCTGCGCCCGCCCGTCGTCGCCGTGCGTGACGGCGCGGCCCGGGTCGTCGTCCGGCGCGAGACGGAGGAAGATCTCCTGCGTCTTGATGTCGGCTGATGAAATAGATGTCTCATAATCCGGACGGGTGGTAGAAACCCCCGTCCGGTGAGTGAGACTGGTCCATACCGTAGATGTACAGAAACGAGGTCGGATGATGCGTACGCGTCCGCTGAAGGTGGCGCTGCTGGGCTGTGGTGTGGTCGGCTCAGAGGTGGCGCGCATCATGACGACGCACGCCGACGACCTCGCGGCGCGCATCGGCGCCCCGTTGGAGCTCGCCGGTGTCGCCGTCCGCCGGCCGGCCAAGGTCCGTGAGGGCATCGACCCCGCCCTCATCACCACCGACGCCACCGCCCTGGTCGAACGGGGTGACATCGACGTCGTCATCGAGGTCATCGGCGGGATCGAACCGGCCCGCACGCTGATCACGACCGCCTTCGAGCACGGCGCGAGCGTCGTCTCCGCCAACAAGGCGCTGCTCGCCGAGGACGGCGCCGCACTGCACGCCGCCGCCGAGCGGCACGGCCGGGACCTCTACTACGAGGCCGCCGTCGCGGGCGCCATCCCGCTGGTACGGCCGCTGCGCGAGTCCCTGGCCGGCGACACGGTCAACCGGGTGCTCGGCATCGTCAACGGCACGACGAACTTCATCCTCGACCGGATGGACACCAGCGGCGCCGGATACTCGGAGGCACTCGACGAGGCCACCGCACTCGGTTACGCCGAGGCCGACCCCACCGCCGACGTCGAGGGCTTCGACGCGGCGGCCAAGGCCGCGATCCTCGCCGGTATCGCCTTCCACACCCGGGTGCGCATCGGCGAGGTGCACCGTGAGGGCATCACCGAGGTCACCGCCGCGGACATCGCGTCCGCCCGGCGCATGGGCTGCACGGTCAAGCTCCTCGCCATCTGCGAGCGGGCCGCCGACGGCAGGTCCGTCACCGCCCGCGTGCACCCGGCGATGATCCCGCTCAGCCACCCGCTGGCCTCCGTCCGCGAGGCGTACAACGCGGTCTTCGTCGAGGCCGAGGCCGCCGGGCAGCTGATGTTCTACGGACCCGGCGCGGGCGGTTCGCCGACCGCGTCCGCGGTGCTCGGCGACCTCGTCGCGGTCTGCCGCAACAAACTCGGCGGGGCCACCGGCCCCGGCGAGTCCGCGTACACGCGGCTGCCCGTGAGTCCCATGGGCGAGGTCGTCACGCGGTACCACATCAGCCTCGACGTGGCCGACAAGCCTGGCGTACTCGCCCAGGTCGCGACGGTCTTCGCCGAGCAGGGCGTATCGATCGACACGGTACGTCAGAAGGGCCGACAGGACGGAGACGGCGAGGCATCCCTCGTCGTCGTCACCCACCGCGCACCCGACGCCGCCCTCTCCGGGACCGTCGAGGCACTGCGCAAGCTCGACACCGTGCGCGGTGTCGCCAGCATCATGCGTGTTGAAGGGGAGTAAGGGACCCATGACCACCAACGGCACCCATCAGTGGCGCGGCATCATCGAGGAGTACCGGCACCGGCTCGGGGTGGCGGACACGACGCAGGTCGTCACGCTCCGTGAGGGTGGTACGCCGCTCGTTCCGGCGCAGGTCCTCTCCGAGCGCACGGGCTGCGAGGTGCACCTCAAGGTGGAGGGCGCCAACCCGACCGGGTCCTTCAAGGACCGCGGCATGACCATGGCGATCACCCGGGCCAAGGAGGAGGGCGCGCAGGCCGTCATCTGCGCCTCCACCGGCAACACCTCCGCGTCCGCCGCCGCGTACGCGGTGCGGGCGGGCATGGTCTGCGCCGTCCTCGTGCCGCAGGGCAAGATCGCGCTCGGCAAGATGGGCCAGGCACTGGTGCACGGCGCCAAGATCCTCCAGGTGGACGGCAACTTCGACGACTGCCTGACCCTGGCCCGCTCGCTCTCCGACAACTACCCGGTGGCACTGGTCAATTCGGTCAATCCGGCCCGGATCGAGGGCCAGAAGACGGGTGCCTTCGAGATCGTCGACGCGCTCGGCGACGCCCCGGACATCCACGTCCTGCCGGTCGGCAACGCGGGCAACATCACGGCCTACTGGAAGGGCTACACGGAGTACGCGGCGGACGGCGTGTCCACCCGTACCCCCCGCATGTGGGGCTTCCAGGCGTCCGGTTCCGCGCCCATCGTGCGCGGCGAGGTCGTCAAGGACCCGTCGACGATCGCCACCGCGATCCGGATCGGCAACCCGGCGTCCTGGCAGTACGCGCTGGCCGCCCGGGACGAGTCCGGCGGGTTCATCGACGAGGTGACCGACCGTCAGATCCTGTCCGCCTACCGTCTGTTGGCCTCGCAGGAGGGTGTCTTCGTGGAGCCCGCGTCGGCCGCTTCCGTCGCCGGTCTGCTGAAGGCGGCCGAGGAGGGCAAGGTCGACCCCGGCCAGCGGATCGTCTGCACGGTCACCGGCAACGGCCTGAAGGACCCCGACTGGGCCGTCGCCGGCGCCCCCCAGCCGGTCACGGTCCCCGTCGACGCCGCGGCTGCCGCGGAACGGCTCGGCCTGGCGTAGTGCCGGTGCGGCGCCCTCCGCGCGTCGGTCGAGCGCCGTCCGTACGTCGACTGCGCGTCGGCCCCGCGCGGCGGGGTCGGCCGCGGCGGTACGTGCGCGACCGCGCTCCGGTGCGGCGGCCGTGCGTGTCGGTATGTGTGCGAACGCCGTGTGCGCCGGACCCGGCAACCGCGCACGGCGGTCGCGCGTGGCCGCCCCGCCGGTCCCTGGCCGTACGCGCGCCGGGCGGGGCGCTCCCGCCCCGGAGCCGTACCCCGACGCCGCGTCGCGCGATCTCCGGATCGCGGCGTCGCGGCGTACCGACGCCCCTCCGACCGGGTGCGGAGCGCATGACGGGGGAACGACACGCATCGTGCGCCTCCTGTGCGCCCTATGTCGCCGCGGAACCTTCCTTCGATAGGCTGTGCCCGACCCGCCCCGCCGCGTCCGCCGCGGTGTCGTCGCCGACGTGGCCGCCGGGTATTCCACTCCACCCCCCACCACAGCCCCGAAACGCCCAGAAATCACCGCTGTCTCACAAGGAGAGTCGTCAGAGCGATGGCCGGTCCCGCGTTCCGAGCCGCCGCCGTCCGGGTGCGCGTCCCCGCAACCAGTGCCAACCTGGGTCCGGGTTTCGACGCCCTCGGCCTGTCGCTGGGGCTGTACGACGACGTCGTCGTCCGCGTGGCCGATTCCGGACTGCACATCGACATCGCAGGTGAGGGCGGAGAGACGCTGCCCCGCGACGAGAGCCATCTGCTCGTACGCTCCCTGCGCACCGCCTTCGACCTGCTCGGCGGACAGCCCCGCGGCCTGGAGATCGTCTGCGCCAACCGCATCCCGCACGGCCGCGGCCTCGGTTCCTCCTCCGCCGCCATCTGCGCGGGCATCGTCGCCGCCCGAGCGGTGACCATAGGCGGCGACGCGCGCCTCGACGACGCGGCGCTGCTGGAGCTCGCCACCGAGATCGAGGGGCACCCGGACAACGTCGCCGCCTGCCTCCTCGGCGGCTTCACCCTCGCCTGGACGGACGGGGGTGCCGCCCGCGCCATCAGGATGGACCCGGCGGATTCCGTCGTTCCGGTGGTTTTCGTACCGGGCAAGGCCGTACTCACCGAGACTGCCCGCGGCCTGCTGCCGCGCACCGTCCCCCATGTGGACGCCGCGGCCAACGCCGGCCGTGCCGCGCTCCTCGTCGAGGCCCTGACCAGGCGCCCCGAGCTGCTGCTGGCCGCCACCGAGGACCGGCTGCACCAGGAATACCGCGCCCCGGCGATGCCGCGGAGCGTCGAACTCGTCAACCGGCTGCGCGCGGACGGCGTCCCGGCGGTGATCTCCGGTGCCGGGCCCACGGTGCTCGCGCTGGTCGAGGACGGTGCGGCCGACAAGGTCGCGCGGCTGGCGGGGGAGGACTGGGCCGCCAACCGGCTCACTCTCGACGCCGCGGGCGCGAGCGTGCTGCCGCTGGCCCCGTAGAGGGGCGGGATTGCCGGTGAGTGAGAGGGGGAATGTTTGTTGGAGCCGGTAGTGTTAACCTCAAGTCAGCAATCGACGTCTATGTGGCGCGTTGCTTCGTGTCCCCCTTAGGGACCACCATTCTTCCGGGAGCCTCCCCAACTGCCTGAGCAGCCTGCCTGAGCAGTTTCGAGCACGCTCCGGAACCGGCACGACACCCCCTCGCTCGTCCAGGAGTGGGCCGAGCAGGGGGACCTCGCGCCGGGCCCAGCACATTCGTCTCTCCGCCGTACCCGGCGGACCACCGCCCCGGCACGGTCCGCGCCTCGCAAGAGCACAGACCGCAGTCGGACAGCACAACCGGTCGCCGAGCCAGAAGGCCGACGTCCGCTCCAGGGAAGGACCCTTCGTGAGCGACACCACCGATCTGATGGGCGTGACTGCCGACAAAAATGTCGACAGCGCCGCGCCCGCCGAAGGTGCTGCCACTGGCACCACCGCACGGCGCCGCCGTTCCGGCACCGGCCTCGAGGGCATGGTCCTGGCCGAGCTGCAGCAGGTCGCGTCCGGCCTCGGCATCAGGGGCACCGCGCGCATGCGCAAGAGCCAGCTGATCGAGGTCATCAGGGCGGCCCAGGCCGGTGGCTCCGCCGCGCCGAAGGCCGCCGCTGCCACGGACGCCGAGAGCAAGCCGAAGCGCCGTGCCACCTCCAAGGCGCGCACCGGGGACGAGACCGCCGCCGCCGAGCAGACCGCGGCGCAGCAGCAGATCGACATTCCCGGCCAGCCCGCCAGCGACGACCAGCCCACGGGCGAGCGTCGTCGGCGCAGGGCGACCGCGCAGGCGGGCAGCCCCGAGACGAAGGCGGAGGAGAAGCCTCAGGCCGAGGCGAGGACCGAGGCCCGCGAGGAGCGGCCCGAGGCGAAGGCCGAGACCCGCGAGGACCGGTCCGAGGCGAAGGCCGAGACCCGCGAGGACCGGTCCGAGGCGAGAACCGACACCAAGGCGGAGTCCGGCGCCGACACCGCGGAAGGCCGTCGTGGCGACCGCCAGGAGCGCGGCCAGCGCGGTGACCGTGACCGCGGTGAGCGTGGCGATCGCCGTGACCGGCAGCGCGACCGCCGCGGCAAGAGCGACGAGCAGGGCGGCGGCCAGGGTCAGCAGGGCGGCGGCGGACAGCGCCAGCAGCGCCAGAGCGGCCAGGGTCAGGGACAGAGCGGTCAGGGCCAGGGCGGTCAGAGCCAGTCCGGCAGGGACGGCCGGGACAACCGGGACAACGGACCGCAGGACGACGGGTTCGACGACGAGGCGGGCGGCCGTCGCGGCCGTCGCGGACGCTACCGCGACCGCCGGGGCCGCCGGGGCCGCGAGGACTTCGCGAACCCCGATGTCCAGGTCGCCGACGACGACGTCCTGATTCCCGTCGCGGGCATCCTGGACATCCTCGACAACTACGCGTTCATCCGGACCTCCGGCTACCTGCCGGGCCCGAACGACGTGTACGTCTCGCTCGCCCAGGTCCGTAAGAACGGCCTGCGCAAGGGTGACCACGTCACCGGCGCAGTGCGCCAGCCCAAGGACGGCGAGCGCCGCGAGAAGTTCAACGCGCTGGTCCGCCTCGACTCGGTCAACGGCATGGCACCCGAGACCGGCCGCGGCCGGCCGGAGTTCCAGAAGCTGACCCCGCTCTACCCGCAGGACCGGCTCCGCCTGGAGACCGACCCGGGCGTGCTGACGACACGGATCGTCGACCTCGTCGCGCCGATCGGCAAGGGCCAGCGCGGACTGATCGTGGCCCCGCCGAAGACCGGCAAGACCATGATCCTCCAGGCGATCGCCAACGCGATCACCGTCAACAGCCCCGAGTGCCACCTGATGGTCGTCCTGGTCGACGAGCGTCCGGAAGAGGTCACCGACATGCAGCGGTCGGTGAAGGGCGAGGTCATCTCCTCGACCTTCGACCGCCCCGCCGAGGACCACACCACCGTCGCCGAGCTGGCCATCGAGCGCGCGAAGCGCCTCGTCGAGCTGGGCCACGACGTGGTCGTGCTGCTCGACTCGATCACCCGTCTGGGCCGTGCGTACAACCTCGCGGCCCCCGCCTCCGGACGCATCCTGTCCGGTGGTGTCGACTCGACCGCGCTGTACCCGCCGAAGCGCTTCTTCGGCGCCGCGCGCAACATCGAGGACGGCGGCTCGCTCACCATCCTGGCCACCGCGCTCGTCGAGACCGGCTCGCGCATGGACGAGGTGATCTTCGAGGAG from the Streptomyces sp. AM 4-1-1 genome contains:
- the thrB gene encoding homoserine kinase — its product is MAGPAFRAAAVRVRVPATSANLGPGFDALGLSLGLYDDVVVRVADSGLHIDIAGEGGETLPRDESHLLVRSLRTAFDLLGGQPRGLEIVCANRIPHGRGLGSSSAAICAGIVAARAVTIGGDARLDDAALLELATEIEGHPDNVAACLLGGFTLAWTDGGAARAIRMDPADSVVPVVFVPGKAVLTETARGLLPRTVPHVDAAANAGRAALLVEALTRRPELLLAATEDRLHQEYRAPAMPRSVELVNRLRADGVPAVISGAGPTVLALVEDGAADKVARLAGEDWAANRLTLDAAGASVLPLAP
- a CDS encoding homoserine dehydrogenase, whose amino-acid sequence is MMRTRPLKVALLGCGVVGSEVARIMTTHADDLAARIGAPLELAGVAVRRPAKVREGIDPALITTDATALVERGDIDVVIEVIGGIEPARTLITTAFEHGASVVSANKALLAEDGAALHAAAERHGRDLYYEAAVAGAIPLVRPLRESLAGDTVNRVLGIVNGTTNFILDRMDTSGAGYSEALDEATALGYAEADPTADVEGFDAAAKAAILAGIAFHTRVRIGEVHREGITEVTAADIASARRMGCTVKLLAICERAADGRSVTARVHPAMIPLSHPLASVREAYNAVFVEAEAAGQLMFYGPGAGGSPTASAVLGDLVAVCRNKLGGATGPGESAYTRLPVSPMGEVVTRYHISLDVADKPGVLAQVATVFAEQGVSIDTVRQKGRQDGDGEASLVVVTHRAPDAALSGTVEALRKLDTVRGVASIMRVEGE
- the thrC gene encoding threonine synthase → MTTNGTHQWRGIIEEYRHRLGVADTTQVVTLREGGTPLVPAQVLSERTGCEVHLKVEGANPTGSFKDRGMTMAITRAKEEGAQAVICASTGNTSASAAAYAVRAGMVCAVLVPQGKIALGKMGQALVHGAKILQVDGNFDDCLTLARSLSDNYPVALVNSVNPARIEGQKTGAFEIVDALGDAPDIHVLPVGNAGNITAYWKGYTEYAADGVSTRTPRMWGFQASGSAPIVRGEVVKDPSTIATAIRIGNPASWQYALAARDESGGFIDEVTDRQILSAYRLLASQEGVFVEPASAASVAGLLKAAEEGKVDPGQRIVCTVTGNGLKDPDWAVAGAPQPVTVPVDAAAAAERLGLA
- the rho gene encoding transcription termination factor Rho, which translates into the protein MSDTTDLMGVTADKNVDSAAPAEGAATGTTARRRRSGTGLEGMVLAELQQVASGLGIRGTARMRKSQLIEVIRAAQAGGSAAPKAAAATDAESKPKRRATSKARTGDETAAAEQTAAQQQIDIPGQPASDDQPTGERRRRRATAQAGSPETKAEEKPQAEARTEAREERPEAKAETREDRSEAKAETREDRSEARTDTKAESGADTAEGRRGDRQERGQRGDRDRGERGDRRDRQRDRRGKSDEQGGGQGQQGGGGQRQQRQSGQGQGQSGQGQGGQSQSGRDGRDNRDNGPQDDGFDDEAGGRRGRRGRYRDRRGRRGREDFANPDVQVADDDVLIPVAGILDILDNYAFIRTSGYLPGPNDVYVSLAQVRKNGLRKGDHVTGAVRQPKDGERREKFNALVRLDSVNGMAPETGRGRPEFQKLTPLYPQDRLRLETDPGVLTTRIVDLVAPIGKGQRGLIVAPPKTGKTMILQAIANAITVNSPECHLMVVLVDERPEEVTDMQRSVKGEVISSTFDRPAEDHTTVAELAIERAKRLVELGHDVVVLLDSITRLGRAYNLAAPASGRILSGGVDSTALYPPKRFFGAARNIEDGGSLTILATALVETGSRMDEVIFEEFKGTGNMELKLDRKLSDKRIFPAVDVDASSTRKEEILLGSDELAIVWKLRRVLHALDQQQAIELLLDRMKKTKSNAEFLLQIQKTTPAPGNGND
- a CDS encoding response regulator, which codes for MGKTRTQPRPPPYSRSVSGASGRVLVVDDNKVIRQLIRVNLELEGFEVVTAADGVECLDLAHQVRPDVITLDVAMPRLDGFQTAARLRSDPRTGHLPVAIISACTQYEVGGGAASGVDAFLAKPFEPSEMVRLVRRLMRREEPPPADGGGGARGAGRAESAAG
- the lysA gene encoding diaminopimelate decarboxylase, whose translation is MSRSAHPAGPRHADVVPEGHYAAPPADLNVLDEKVWARTVSRDDDGVVTVGGIQVTRLAEEFGTPAYIMDEADFRARCRAWSGAFGADADVFYAGKAFLSRAVVRWLDEEGLNLDVCSGGELTTALDAGMAPERIAFHGNNKTLAEIERAVGVGVGRIVLDSFQEIVRVAHVAQRLGKRQRVQIRVTVGVEAHTHEFIATAHEDQKFGIALAGGQAAEAVRRALTLDGLELIGIHSHIGSQIFDMAGFEVSARRVVQLLAEVRDEHGVELPEIDLGGGLGIAYTSDDDPSEPQDIAKALTDIVTRECEASGLTTPRISVEPGRAIVGPTAFTLYEVGTVKPLEGLRTYVSVDGGMSDNIRTALYDAEYSVALVSRRSDAEPMLVRVVGKHCESGDIVVKDAFLPSDLAPGDLIAVPATGAYCRSMASNYNHALRPPVVAVRDGAARVVVRRETEEDLLRLDVG
- the nrtL gene encoding ArgS-related anticodon-binding protein NrtL; the encoded protein is MTPAELSRTVLRAVARAVDEGVLRAPVPARVRVERTRPGGSGDHACAVALQLAGPAGLPARAVAEILRDRIAAAPGIGPVEITGPGYLNFTLGRSGADAVVLAVREARERGTVYGHGDALTGTRVAFAPVEEIRAQVVVQVTERLLRAQGATVGPRTPDGETPHIVPVPPEDHDLFARLGDDAARWALLRPAAHDRPRTEGLLVQRESNPLFRVRYAYARTRALARGARDLGVSGHAVSDLGVSDAGVTGMSCGHPERGDRNVSDGRDDSHGSESADGGREPVSVLAAVLAEHPAVLTAAARHRAPDRLARHLEDVARAFFDLHDLCPPLPVGDEKPSAAHRSRLALADATGTVLAGGLTLLGVSAPEHL